A window from Tenacibaculum singaporense encodes these proteins:
- a CDS encoding polysaccharide biosynthesis/export family protein: protein MQRFSKIVLTILILSLASCASRKDIVYFQKDEVDPAKTNTTYKTIFKADDLLQITISALDLEAVKPFNLPAVTFATTTDRAVGTPQQQAYLIDNNGFIDFPVLGKLKLAGLSRTEAIDLLKDKLSPDYIKNPTVNIKIINFSITVLGDVKMPGRFTIPNERISVLEAVGLAGDLNISGIRTIEVKREENNQIKSYKLDLRSNKIFNSPAYYLQQNDVVYVEPNKSSSQDAAYNKNTGLFISLGSVIISLISILTR from the coding sequence ATGCAAAGATTCTCAAAAATTGTTTTAACTATTCTAATCCTATCTTTAGCTTCATGTGCCTCTAGAAAAGACATTGTATATTTTCAGAAAGATGAAGTTGATCCAGCAAAAACAAATACAACATATAAAACTATTTTTAAAGCTGACGATTTACTTCAAATTACAATTTCAGCTCTAGACTTAGAAGCTGTTAAACCTTTTAACTTACCTGCTGTAACTTTTGCTACTACGACAGATAGAGCTGTAGGAACCCCTCAACAGCAAGCTTACTTAATTGATAATAATGGTTTTATTGATTTTCCTGTTTTAGGAAAATTAAAGTTAGCTGGACTATCAAGAACTGAAGCTATTGATTTGCTAAAAGACAAACTTTCACCTGATTATATTAAAAATCCAACTGTTAATATTAAAATAATTAATTTTTCAATTACAGTATTGGGTGATGTGAAAATGCCTGGGAGATTTACTATTCCTAATGAACGTATTTCCGTTTTAGAGGCAGTGGGGCTAGCTGGAGACTTAAACATTTCAGGTATTAGAACTATTGAAGTTAAAAGAGAAGAAAATAATCAAATAAAAAGTTATAAGTTAGATTTACGTTCTAATAAAATTTTTAATTCTCCTGCATACTACCTGCAGCAAAATGATGTAGTGTATGTAGAACCTAATAAATCTTCATCTCAAGACGCAGCTTATAATAAGAATACAGGCTTATTTATATCACTAGGTTCTGTAATCATTTCATTAATTTCAATTCTTACAAGATAG
- a CDS encoding GumC family protein has protein sequence MNNKQYSPQLEQNDTINIRAELEKYLIHWKWFVLGIILALIGAFIYLRYSTPNYNASTTILIKNDKKGGISEELAAFEDLGIVGGAGKNIDNEIEIIKSRKLINNVIQELNLNIKYLIEGTIKESEIYKTTPIIFIPTDSTSKFLHKIDTTFNVEVLPNDKFRLKDMGGNTVSENTFSENIKSNTLGGFQIEKTLIFGDSDIGKNIKISIKPLDKVINNYQKNINISPISKKSSVLSLSLQSPIKEKAENVLDELVKQYNLDAINDKKEVSKKTNDFITERLTNVAKELGKLDDNVESFKDKNNITDIESEAQLTLQTNTENRKKLIEASTELSLARSLNKELDQNDYLPANLGLSDPNIGNSINEYNQQMAQLKRLEKSAGSKNTVLIDIQENLSSLRASLKRSLENTVRSLQIKVNNLQREASRFNTKISSIPTKEREFLDIARQQEIIAGLYSYLLKKKEETAISLTATAVPNAKIIDKAYASDIPVSPKRKIIYLAALLFGLIIPFVIIYLRDLLDTKVHTRKDITDLTSIPFLGDIPHSETKEKIVINASARSSAAEAFRLIRTNLDFMLPNKESDNGKTIFITSTTSGEGKSFTSINLAASLSLSGKKVVLVGMDLRAPKITEYLELPDRKGITNYLTNDIKLDSLKFSIDEIPDLDIISSGTIPPNPAELLMSNKIELLFKTLESDYDYVIIDTAPVSLVTDTLLIAKHSDIVLYVSRANYLDKRMLIIPETLYKDKKLQNLAIILNDTDLKRGYGYGYGYGYGYGYGIDQDENKPWYKRIFS, from the coding sequence ATGAATAATAAACAATATTCTCCACAGTTAGAACAAAACGATACTATTAACATTAGGGCAGAATTAGAAAAGTACTTAATTCACTGGAAATGGTTTGTTTTAGGAATAATACTAGCTTTAATAGGAGCCTTTATATATTTAAGATACAGTACTCCTAATTATAATGCATCTACTACTATTTTAATAAAAAATGATAAAAAGGGAGGTATATCAGAAGAACTCGCTGCTTTTGAAGATTTAGGAATTGTAGGTGGGGCTGGTAAAAATATTGATAATGAAATTGAAATTATAAAGTCTAGAAAACTTATAAATAATGTTATTCAAGAGCTAAATTTAAATATCAAATATTTAATTGAAGGTACAATCAAAGAGTCTGAAATTTATAAAACAACCCCGATTATCTTTATCCCAACCGACTCAACTTCTAAGTTTTTACATAAAATAGACACCACTTTTAATGTTGAAGTATTACCCAATGACAAATTTCGTTTGAAAGACATGGGAGGGAATACTGTTTCAGAAAATACTTTTAGTGAAAATATAAAAAGTAATACTTTAGGTGGTTTCCAAATAGAAAAAACTTTAATTTTTGGTGATTCAGATATAGGAAAAAATATAAAAATATCAATCAAACCCCTTGATAAAGTTATCAACAACTATCAAAAGAATATTAATATATCTCCTATTAGTAAAAAGTCTAGTGTCTTAAGTCTTTCATTACAGTCACCCATAAAAGAAAAAGCTGAAAATGTTTTAGATGAGCTTGTTAAGCAATATAATCTTGACGCTATCAATGATAAAAAAGAAGTCTCTAAAAAGACAAATGATTTCATTACTGAACGTTTAACTAATGTTGCTAAAGAACTTGGAAAACTTGATGATAATGTAGAGAGTTTCAAAGATAAAAATAACATTACTGATATTGAATCTGAAGCTCAGTTAACACTTCAAACCAATACTGAAAATCGTAAGAAACTAATAGAAGCTTCAACTGAATTAAGCTTAGCTAGATCTTTAAATAAAGAACTTGATCAGAATGATTACTTACCTGCTAATTTAGGACTATCAGATCCAAACATAGGTAATTCAATTAATGAGTACAATCAACAAATGGCTCAACTAAAGCGTTTGGAAAAAAGTGCTGGTTCAAAGAACACCGTTCTTATTGATATTCAAGAAAACCTTTCGAGCCTTAGAGCTTCCTTAAAAAGAAGTCTTGAAAACACTGTAAGATCATTACAAATAAAAGTAAATAACTTACAGCGTGAAGCTAGCAGATTTAATACTAAAATATCTTCTATTCCTACAAAGGAAAGAGAATTTTTGGATATTGCTCGTCAACAGGAGATTATTGCTGGATTATACTCTTATTTATTAAAGAAAAAAGAGGAAACTGCTATTTCTCTTACAGCTACAGCTGTTCCAAATGCTAAGATTATTGATAAAGCTTATGCTTCTGACATCCCAGTAAGTCCAAAAAGAAAAATTATTTATTTAGCGGCCTTACTTTTTGGCTTAATTATTCCTTTTGTTATTATTTATTTGAGAGACTTATTAGACACTAAAGTTCACACAAGAAAAGACATAACAGATTTAACCTCTATACCATTCTTAGGAGACATCCCTCACTCTGAAACTAAGGAAAAAATAGTTATCAATGCAAGTGCACGTTCTAGTGCTGCTGAGGCTTTCAGATTGATAAGAACTAACTTAGACTTCATGCTCCCTAATAAAGAAAGCGATAATGGCAAAACTATTTTCATCACTTCTACAACTAGTGGAGAAGGTAAATCTTTTACTTCTATTAATCTAGCTGCTTCTTTATCTTTATCTGGTAAAAAAGTAGTTTTAGTAGGAATGGATTTAAGAGCTCCTAAGATAACAGAATACTTAGAGCTTCCTGATAGAAAAGGAATCACCAACTATCTTACTAACGATATAAAATTAGACTCTTTAAAGTTTTCAATAGACGAAATTCCTGATTTAGATATTATTTCTTCTGGAACTATTCCTCCTAACCCTGCTGAGTTATTAATGAGCAATAAGATAGAGCTACTATTCAAAACTTTAGAATCCGACTATGACTATGTTATAATTGACACTGCCCCTGTGAGCTTGGTAACAGATACTTTATTAATTGCTAAACACTCAGACATTGTACTCTATGTTAGTAGGGCTAATTACTTAGACAAACGTATGTTAATAATTCCAGAAACCTTATATAAAGATAAAAAACTGCAGAACTTGGCAATAATTTTGAACGATACAGACTTAAAACGCGGTTATGGATACGGTTATGGATATGGATACGGTTATGGGTATGGAATAGATCAAGATGAAAATAAACCTTGGTACAAAAGAATTTTTAGTTAG
- the gldJ gene encoding gliding motility lipoprotein GldJ — protein MKSTLKLFSLLAITGLLITSCKSNGARSGKSSLTGWNFNDPNYGGYLKGEYKEGKNVPPGMVHIEGGTFTMGLVQDDVMFDWNTTPQKMHVRTFYMDETEVTNAEYGLFMQYTKDVFPPEDPQFKNIYPSILPDTLVWRKGLGNTNLLSESYLRHPSYAEYPVVGVSWIQANKYCKWRTNAVNLKILMDKGVIKNIFKEDSISFKGENNFDTDTYLTDPYAIFDGDSTIYKKGIPVPRVKGEPKPVKGAFTGRQVTSSDGILSQKFRLPTEVEWEYAAKAIFENREYNNIRGRKKYAWSGKYTRDRDKRRRGDQLANFKQGKGDYSGIAGWSSDGSDIPNAVRSYPPNAFGLYDMSGNVSEWVQDVYRPIIDSEANDFNYFRGNIFTKKLINEEGKVVIVGDGEVQYDTLENGRIVPKDLPGSVKYIPITKEDTYMRRNYNLANNSSLGDGDQASSKFYGLDKDQLDRTTRMYNSPQKPEAEIDTLGNIVNNYKYDDKRRTTLISDKSRVYKGGSWADREYWLDPAQRRYFPEYMATNYIGFRCATDKMGPMVLNKRKTAIPDKVK, from the coding sequence ATGAAAAGTACGTTGAAATTATTTAGTTTATTAGCGATCACTGGTTTATTAATTACTTCTTGTAAGAGTAATGGAGCTAGATCGGGGAAGTCTTCATTAACTGGTTGGAACTTTAATGATCCTAATTACGGAGGTTATTTGAAGGGAGAGTACAAAGAAGGAAAAAATGTGCCGCCAGGGATGGTTCATATTGAAGGAGGTACCTTTACTATGGGATTAGTGCAAGATGATGTTATGTTTGATTGGAATACAACTCCTCAAAAAATGCATGTTCGTACTTTTTACATGGATGAAACAGAGGTGACCAATGCAGAATATGGATTATTCATGCAATATACTAAAGATGTATTTCCTCCAGAAGACCCACAGTTCAAAAATATTTACCCATCTATTTTACCTGATACATTGGTATGGAGAAAAGGTTTGGGAAATACAAACTTATTATCTGAAAGTTACTTAAGACATCCTTCATATGCAGAATATCCTGTAGTAGGGGTTAGTTGGATACAAGCCAATAAATATTGTAAGTGGCGTACTAATGCGGTTAACTTAAAAATATTAATGGATAAAGGAGTTATAAAAAATATTTTTAAGGAAGATTCAATAAGTTTTAAAGGTGAAAATAACTTTGATACTGATACTTATTTAACAGACCCTTACGCAATTTTTGACGGAGATTCTACAATTTATAAAAAAGGAATTCCAGTGCCAAGAGTAAAAGGAGAACCAAAGCCAGTAAAAGGAGCTTTTACTGGAAGACAAGTTACTTCTTCGGATGGAATTTTATCTCAAAAATTTAGATTACCTACAGAAGTAGAATGGGAATATGCTGCCAAAGCAATTTTTGAAAATCGAGAATATAATAATATTAGAGGTAGAAAGAAATATGCATGGAGTGGTAAATATACTCGTGATAGAGATAAGAGAAGAAGAGGAGATCAGTTAGCTAACTTTAAGCAAGGAAAAGGAGACTATAGTGGTATTGCAGGATGGAGTAGTGATGGGTCAGATATTCCTAATGCTGTAAGAAGTTATCCTCCTAATGCCTTTGGATTGTACGATATGTCGGGTAACGTATCTGAATGGGTACAGGATGTTTATAGACCAATTATCGATTCTGAAGCAAATGACTTTAATTATTTTAGAGGTAATATTTTTACTAAAAAGCTGATAAACGAAGAAGGTAAAGTTGTCATAGTAGGTGATGGAGAAGTTCAATACGATACTTTAGAAAATGGTAGAATTGTACCTAAAGATTTACCAGGAAGTGTTAAGTATATTCCAATTACCAAAGAAGATACTTACATGAGAAGAAATTATAACTTAGCAAATAACTCAAGTTTAGGTGATGGTGATCAAGCTTCTTCTAAGTTCTACGGACTAGATAAAGACCAATTAGATCGCACCACAAGAATGTACAACTCACCTCAAAAACCAGAAGCAGAAATCGATACTTTAGGGAATATTGTCAATAATTATAAATATGATGACAAGAGAAGAACTACATTAATTAGTGATAAGTCTAGGGTTTATAAAGGTGGTTCTTGGGCAGATAGAGAGTACTGGTTAGATCCTGCACAAAGAAGATATTTCCCAGAGTATATGGCAACAAACTATATAGGTTTTAGATGTGCTACTGATAAAATGGGACCAATGGTTTTAAACAAAAGAAAAACCGCTATACCGGATAAAGTGAAATAA
- a CDS encoding polysaccharide biosynthesis protein → MIRGFFLKAFDKYASRWLVLIIDIILVCVSFILAYTVRFNASLNFDINNLYIQIPFIATIAIISFLIVGSYKGIVRHTGTRDAFNVFLGVTLLSFITACVVLFNSALNIFPNFTIPKSIIIIHYLISVLILVVSRFIFKAFYEIVSTELKSITNVLIYGAGDSGLITYGALNRDTKNKYEVLGFIDDDPKKVGKKLDRIKIYDGKRIDKSFVKDKHINEVIISIQNIKSEKLLYLTDNLLALGVEVKIVPPLSKWIDGDLEANQIKQVKIEDLLDRKPISIDNPIVKREVNNKIILVTGAAGSIGSEISRQLSIYNHKHLVLVDQSESPLYDLQQELIQKERKNFTSIVADVRDEKRMNEIFEEFKPQKVFHAAAYKHVPLMEMSPYEAVKINVGGTKNIADLSIKHNVDRFVMVSTDKAVNPTNVMGATKRVAEMYISCLSNSNKHTTKFTTTRFGNVLGSNGSVIPLFKRQIENGGPLTVTHKDITRYFMTIPEACRLVLEAGTMGNGGEIYIFDMGKSVKIYDIAKRMIHLSGLQFPDDIDIKITGLRPGEKLYEELLANGENTTPTYHEKIMIAKNQKLDYSFIINRIKNLCISNQQHDNHKTVLLIKEIVPEYISNNSIYEKLDTTVKN, encoded by the coding sequence ATGATTAGAGGTTTCTTTTTAAAAGCTTTTGATAAGTACGCTTCAAGATGGCTTGTTTTAATTATAGATATTATCTTAGTTTGTGTATCTTTCATTTTGGCCTACACTGTACGTTTCAATGCTAGTTTGAACTTCGATATTAATAACCTATACATACAAATTCCTTTTATAGCTACTATAGCAATTATTAGTTTTCTTATAGTTGGTTCATATAAAGGTATAGTTAGACACACAGGAACAAGAGATGCTTTTAACGTATTTCTTGGTGTTACTTTACTTTCATTTATCACTGCATGCGTTGTATTATTTAACAGTGCTTTAAACATATTTCCTAATTTCACTATCCCTAAATCAATAATTATTATCCATTATTTGATTTCTGTTCTTATTTTGGTAGTTAGTCGATTTATTTTTAAGGCTTTTTATGAAATTGTTTCTACTGAACTTAAGTCTATTACAAATGTTTTAATATATGGAGCTGGAGATTCAGGCCTAATTACTTATGGCGCTTTAAATAGAGATACTAAAAACAAGTATGAAGTTCTAGGTTTCATTGATGATGACCCGAAAAAGGTAGGTAAAAAGTTAGATAGAATTAAGATATATGACGGAAAAAGAATAGATAAAAGTTTTGTTAAGGACAAACATATTAACGAAGTAATTATTTCTATTCAGAATATCAAATCAGAAAAACTCTTATACCTTACTGACAACCTATTAGCTCTAGGCGTTGAAGTAAAAATTGTTCCTCCTTTATCTAAATGGATTGATGGTGATTTAGAAGCTAATCAAATTAAACAAGTAAAAATTGAAGATTTATTAGATAGAAAACCTATTTCAATTGACAACCCTATTGTTAAAAGAGAAGTTAATAATAAAATAATTTTAGTTACGGGTGCTGCAGGATCTATTGGTTCAGAAATTTCTCGCCAATTAAGTATTTATAACCATAAGCATTTAGTATTAGTAGACCAATCTGAATCACCTCTATACGATCTTCAACAAGAACTAATTCAAAAAGAACGTAAAAATTTTACTTCAATTGTTGCAGATGTGAGAGACGAAAAAAGGATGAATGAAATATTTGAAGAATTTAAACCTCAAAAAGTATTTCATGCAGCAGCATACAAACATGTTCCTTTAATGGAAATGAGTCCGTATGAAGCTGTGAAAATAAATGTTGGTGGAACAAAAAACATTGCTGATTTGTCTATCAAGCATAATGTTGATCGTTTTGTAATGGTATCAACCGATAAAGCTGTAAACCCAACTAATGTTATGGGTGCCACAAAACGGGTTGCAGAAATGTATATAAGTTGTTTGAGTAACTCCAATAAGCATACAACAAAATTTACAACTACTCGTTTTGGTAATGTTTTAGGGTCTAACGGTTCAGTTATACCTCTTTTTAAACGTCAAATTGAAAACGGAGGGCCTTTAACTGTTACTCATAAAGATATTACTCGTTATTTTATGACTATACCTGAGGCTTGTAGACTAGTTTTGGAAGCAGGTACAATGGGTAATGGGGGTGAGATTTATATTTTTGACATGGGAAAGTCTGTAAAGATATATGATATAGCTAAAAGAATGATTCATTTATCAGGATTGCAATTTCCTGATGATATTGATATCAAAATTACGGGTTTACGTCCAGGGGAAAAGTTATACGAAGAACTTTTAGCTAATGGAGAGAATACTACCCCAACCTATCATGAAAAAATTATGATTGCTAAAAATCAAAAATTAGATTACAGTTTTATCATTAATAGGATTAAAAATTTATGCATTTCTAACCAACAACATGACAATCATAAAACTGTACTACTTATAAAGGAGATAGTTCCTGAATACATATCAAACAATTCTATTTACGAAAAATTAGATACTACTGTCAAAAATTAA
- a CDS encoding N-acetylglucosamine kinase: MILIADGGSTKADWIALDNTKKELFRTTTLGLNPSVLTEDEMFSTINNANDLLKVQNNVLQVHFYGAGCGSPKAAESLQNVLKSIFKRATVSVSEDTLAAVYASTGKNPGIVCILGTGSNSCYYDGKNMITTAPSLGYTIMDEASGNYFGKLLLRDFYYKKMPKRMASAFKTSFDLDTDVVKMNLYKKPYPNMYLASFAKFMLEYKDEKYVRKIIKKGIQDFFKYRILPFKKDNQTPIYFIGSIAYYFQDILDKVASKNNLSVTDVIKRPIDNLVDFHRNNSF, from the coding sequence ATGATTTTAATTGCCGATGGTGGATCTACTAAAGCTGATTGGATTGCTCTTGATAATACTAAAAAAGAACTTTTTAGAACAACTACACTTGGATTAAACCCATCGGTTCTTACTGAAGACGAAATGTTTAGCACAATTAATAATGCTAATGATTTATTAAAAGTACAAAACAATGTTTTACAGGTTCATTTTTATGGAGCTGGTTGTGGAAGTCCTAAAGCAGCAGAAAGTTTACAAAACGTTCTAAAATCCATCTTCAAAAGAGCTACAGTGTCTGTTTCAGAAGATACTTTGGCTGCTGTTTATGCTAGTACTGGTAAGAATCCTGGAATTGTCTGTATTTTAGGAACAGGCTCTAACAGCTGTTATTATGATGGAAAAAACATGATTACTACAGCCCCGTCATTGGGCTACACTATTATGGATGAAGCAAGTGGTAATTATTTTGGCAAACTGTTATTACGTGATTTTTACTACAAAAAAATGCCTAAAAGAATGGCTTCAGCATTCAAAACTTCTTTTGATCTTGATACTGATGTTGTAAAAATGAATTTGTATAAAAAACCTTATCCTAATATGTATTTGGCTTCTTTTGCAAAATTCATGCTAGAGTATAAAGATGAAAAATATGTTAGAAAAATAATAAAAAAGGGAATCCAAGATTTTTTTAAATACCGCATTCTTCCTTTTAAAAAGGATAACCAAACACCAATTTATTTTATTGGGTCAATTGCTTATTACTTTCAAGATATACTAGACAAAGTCGCCTCAAAAAACAATTTATCTGTTACTGATGTAATTAAACGTCCTATTGATAATTTAGTTGACTTTCACCGAAATAATTCTTTTTAA
- a CDS encoding tyrosine-protein phosphatase, which produces MFFFKKKEIPLAEVFPEGFVDIHSHLLPGIDDGAKNIDNSISLISKMHSYGIKNFVTTPHVLGDVYPNSSETIKNKLEEVKVALKENGFEDVSIRAAAEYMMDERFVERLKTDDILVLKENYVLVEMSYFNAPYNLYDILFEIQLKGYKPVLAHPERYNFYHNDFQNFYKLKKAGCVFQLNLLSLTEQYGKGVQKTAQKLLSESMYDFVGTDTHHHNHLKLLQKIGTVKTKKQIEKLLENNKMFK; this is translated from the coding sequence ATGTTTTTTTTCAAAAAAAAAGAAATCCCTTTAGCTGAAGTTTTTCCTGAAGGGTTTGTAGATATTCATTCACATTTACTACCAGGAATAGACGACGGGGCTAAAAATATTGATAATTCTATCTCGTTAATTTCTAAAATGCATTCCTATGGGATCAAAAACTTTGTAACAACTCCGCATGTTCTTGGAGATGTATATCCAAATTCATCTGAAACTATAAAGAATAAGCTAGAAGAAGTGAAAGTTGCTTTAAAAGAAAATGGTTTTGAAGATGTTTCAATACGAGCTGCAGCAGAGTATATGATGGATGAGCGTTTCGTAGAAAGGTTGAAGACAGATGATATTTTAGTTTTAAAAGAGAATTATGTACTTGTTGAAATGTCATATTTTAATGCCCCTTACAATTTATATGATATATTATTTGAAATACAATTAAAAGGTTATAAACCAGTTTTAGCACATCCAGAGAGATATAATTTTTATCATAATGATTTTCAGAATTTTTATAAGTTGAAGAAAGCAGGTTGTGTTTTTCAGCTCAACCTTTTGTCTTTAACCGAGCAATATGGAAAAGGAGTACAAAAAACAGCTCAAAAATTATTAAGTGAAAGTATGTATGATTTTGTAGGAACGGATACACATCATCACAATCATTTAAAGCTTTTGCAAAAGATAGGAACTGTAAAGACAAAAAAACAGATTGAAAAATTATTGGAAAATAATAAAATGTTTAAATAA
- a CDS encoding DUF2892 domain-containing protein yields the protein MFNKNIKLVLAALITVWSVYEFTQGHIMNGISILLLAGLFILFYFKNEFILLAFLQLRKQNFAGAQKWLGYIKNPSAALTRKQEGYYNYLHGIMLSQTNITQAEKYLKKAVKLGLAMDHDLAMAKLQLAGIAMTKRRKREATNLMAEAKKLDKHGMLKEQMQMMKQQMKKI from the coding sequence ATGTTCAATAAAAATATAAAATTAGTATTAGCTGCCTTAATAACTGTATGGTCAGTGTATGAATTTACACAAGGACACATCATGAATGGTATATCTATACTTCTACTTGCAGGTCTATTTATTTTATTTTACTTTAAAAACGAGTTTATTCTTTTAGCTTTTTTACAACTTCGTAAACAAAACTTTGCAGGAGCTCAAAAATGGTTAGGTTATATTAAGAATCCTTCTGCTGCATTAACTAGAAAGCAAGAAGGTTACTATAATTACTTACATGGAATTATGTTATCTCAAACAAACATAACCCAAGCTGAAAAGTATTTGAAAAAAGCTGTTAAGTTAGGCCTAGCTATGGATCATGATTTAGCGATGGCTAAGTTACAATTAGCTGGGATAGCTATGACTAAACGTAGAAAAAGAGAAGCTACAAACTTAATGGCAGAAGCTAAAAAACTAGATAAGCATGGAATGCTGAAAGAGCAAATGCAGATGATGAAGCAGCAAATGAAGAAGATTTAA
- a CDS encoding UDP-N-acetylmuramoyl-tripeptide--D-alanyl-D-alanine ligase — MKIEDLYKLYITHGLVDTDTRNIRKNTLFFALKGENFNGNKFAEEAISKGASYAVIDEAEYKTSEKLILVEDVLETLQGLANYHRNQLNIPVVALTGSNGKTTTKELINAVLSIKYNTTATQGNLNNHIGVPLTLLSMNKDTEIGIVEMGANHAKEIELLSEIANPDYGYITNFGSAHLEGFGSLEGVVKAKSELYDYLRAKNKKAFVNPNDEKQIAKTKGIENITFEESIKFIEANPFVKLSYNNIEILSNLIGAYNFANISAAITIGSYFNVTSEQIKEAIESYVPSNNRSQVINTQTNKIILDAYNANPTSMKAALESFSKLQANNKTIILGDMFELGEYSPKEHQGIVNLIEELDLDQTFLIGENFYKTITKHKKFENFYEFEGYIKNNQIESSTILVKGSRGMALERVVAFF, encoded by the coding sequence ATGAAGATAGAAGATTTATACAAACTGTATATCACTCATGGTTTAGTAGATACAGATACTAGAAATATTAGAAAGAACACACTTTTTTTTGCTTTAAAAGGTGAAAACTTTAATGGAAATAAGTTTGCAGAAGAAGCTATTAGTAAAGGAGCTAGTTATGCAGTAATTGATGAAGCTGAGTATAAAACTTCAGAAAAACTAATTTTGGTTGAGGATGTTTTAGAAACACTTCAAGGATTAGCAAATTATCATAGAAATCAATTAAATATACCAGTTGTTGCTTTGACAGGTAGCAACGGTAAAACGACGACAAAAGAATTAATAAATGCTGTTCTTTCAATAAAGTATAATACTACTGCCACCCAAGGTAACCTTAATAATCATATTGGAGTACCGTTGACTTTGTTATCAATGAATAAAGATACAGAAATAGGTATTGTTGAGATGGGAGCTAATCATGCAAAAGAAATAGAACTTTTGTCAGAAATAGCAAATCCTGATTATGGATATATAACAAATTTTGGAAGCGCTCATTTAGAAGGTTTTGGTTCTTTAGAAGGTGTGGTAAAGGCTAAATCAGAATTATATGATTATCTGAGAGCAAAAAACAAAAAAGCTTTTGTTAACCCCAATGATGAAAAGCAGATAGCTAAAACAAAAGGGATAGAGAATATTACCTTTGAAGAAAGTATAAAGTTTATAGAGGCTAATCCATTTGTAAAGTTATCGTATAATAATATAGAGATATTAAGTAATTTAATTGGAGCCTATAATTTTGCTAACATATCGGCGGCAATAACTATTGGGAGTTACTTTAATGTAACATCAGAACAAATAAAAGAGGCAATTGAAAGTTATGTTCCTTCTAATAATAGGTCACAGGTAATAAATACACAGACTAATAAAATAATTCTAGATGCGTACAATGCTAATCCTACAAGCATGAAAGCAGCCTTAGAGAGCTTTAGTAAGCTACAAGCTAACAATAAAACAATAATTCTAGGAGATATGTTTGAGTTAGGAGAATATAGCCCAAAAGAGCATCAGGGTATCGTAAATTTGATAGAAGAATTAGATTTAGACCAAACTTTCCTTATAGGTGAGAATTTTTATAAAACAATTACCAAGCATAAAAAGTTTGAGAACTTTTATGAGTTTGAAGGGTATATAAAGAACAACCAAATAGAGAGTAGTACAATTTTAGTAAAAGGCTCTAGAGGTATGGCTTTAGAAAGAGTTGTAGCGTTTTTTTAA